Below is a genomic region from Sphingobacteriales bacterium.
TTGCGTGATCAGCGGCTTTGAGCCTGCCGACCTGCTTGAATCTATTTTAATGCTGGTCAGACAAATTGAATATCAACAACCGGCAGTTGAAATTCAATACAAAAGAGCTGTCAGACCGGAAGGCAATCTGGTCGCAAAAGCTATGATTGAAAAAGTTTTTGAACCATGTGACGACTGGTGGAGAGGATTGGGAATTTTACCAGCCAGTGCTTTGAAACTTAAAGACGAGTATGCTGATTTTGATGCAGATAAAATATTCAATATTGAGATTGAACCGACAAGAGACGATAAAGGCTGTATTTGCGGTGAAGTTTTGAAAGGGATCAAATCTCCCAAAGAATGCAAGCTTTTTGGTAAATCCTGTACACCATCAGACCCTGCCGGAGCCTGTATGGTGTCGAGCGAAGGTGCCTGTCATGCTTATTACAGATACAACAGATTGTAAATCATGAAGAAAGATAAAATATTACTCGGACACGGCAGTGGAGGAAAATTAAGCCACGACCTGATTGAAGAAGTGTTTTTCAAACATTTTTCCAAAGAAAAAATTTCATTTCCGACTGATAGTTCAATACTGAATGTTGAGAATGGGAAATTAGCTTTTACCACCGATTCATTTGTTGTTGATCCTCTATTTTTCCCGGGCGGAAATATTGGCAAGCTTGCCATTTGCGGTACTGTGAATGATCTGGCTGTTGCAGGAGCTCGACCAATGTGGCTTTCGGCTGGATTTATCATTGAAGAAGGATTCATGCTTTCTGATCTTGAAATCATTGTAAAAACAATGGCTTCCGAGGCAGAAAAATCTGGTGTCAGCATCGTAACCGGTGATACCAAAGTGGTTGGCAAGGGTTTTTGTGATAAAATATTCATCAATACCTCAGGAATCGGGTTTCTCCCTGAAAAAAACGTCCACATCAGTAAAGGAGAAAAAATTGAAAAAGGAGACCTTATTCTGATAAACGGAAATATTGCCGAACATGGGATGGCGGTTTTAAAGGCAAGGGAAATAAGCAGATTTGAGGGGAATATTCTTTCTGATTGCACGGCCCTGAATAAAATGATATGGAAAATACTTGGGGAGTGTGAAATAAAATTTATGCGTGATGCCACGCGGGGCGGACTGGCCACTGTTATCAGTGAGCTTGTGCAGGACAGAAACTTTGGCATCGAACTTTGGGAAGAAGAAATACCCGTAACAGACGAAGTAAGGGGATTTTGTGAACTACTGGGCTACGACCCCATGTATGTAGCTAATGAAGGAAAAGTAGTGATGGTTGTTTCAGCAAAAGATGCAGAAAAAGCAGCCGGAATGATGAGAGAGACTGAAGAAGGGAAAAATGCTGCCATAATTGGCAAAATTAACGATCAACACAAGGGAATGGCAGTTTTAAAAACAGCTATTGGTGGCAGACGGGTTATCGATATGTTATCAGGAGAACAATTACCCAGAATCTGTTGAAAATTTTCTTTAATGGCTGCTCCCGTAGCCAAATTTATTATAAAAAACTTCGAGTGCAGCCGAAAGATCTACAAAATTGACATTGTGGTTTTTACAACCTTTTCTTGAACAGATATTTACTTTTCCACCCATTTCCAGTTTAAAGGAAACCATGGGTGCCTCACACAATTCGCATTTAATCTCAGTGTTGAGATTTTCATGACAAAAAGGGCAGAAAAAGTTAACAATTTCGCCTCCTTCAATTTCAATATCGGAAGTGTGGGCATAGCAATCATAAATGGAACATAAGCGGATAGTACCTTTTCCTTTTGCTGTTTCAATAGTCAGACGGATACTGGGTTTATCCATCAGTAAATTATAGGCGTCCATCAGAGATTTTCCGCATTCCGGGCAATTAACATCAAAAGTTATTGTTTGAGGCATGGTTTTAATTTTAAGCATTAATTGAATGAGTGCAAAAATATAAATTTCCGAATATCAGAGACTGATAATGTGAAATTTTACTGGTCCCCGTATTTATACTGATGATAAAAGGAATTCAATGCTGAAGACAAATCGACAAAACCTACCGAGTGGTTCTTGCAACCACTCCTTGAACAAATACAAACCATCCCTCCTATTGACAGCTTGAAATTAACCATCGGGGCTTCGCATTCGCTGCATTTTTCCTGAGAATTGAGTATTTCTTTGCAGTGCGGACAGGTGAACTCAACCAAATCCCCGTTTTTCAGTTTGACATCCGTCAGATAATCATAACACCCGTAAATCGAACACAGCCGGATCACACCACTCTTATCACCTGAACTGATATTTACCCTGATACTTGGCTTATTATGTATCATTCTGTAAGGGTCCATCAGAGATCTCTTACAATGGGGGCAGTTAACGTCAAACTGAAGCTCATTCATAATTTTCTAATTAAAACTGTTTATTTATGTTTTTTTTCTGTGGTAAAAATACTTCTGTTATTAAAATCTGCAAATGATTTTCATCAGTTTTTTTCTTAATCCTTAGCAGGAATTTCGGAATTATTTATTCGTCATGAACAGGTAGTATGTATTTTTGTCATAAAGATACAAACAGGTTATATGCACGAATTGTCCATTGCGCTCAACATCGCAGAAATTATTGATGAAGAAATGTCGAAAAACAAACATTTAATGCTGCTTGAAGTTGAAATTGAAGTCGGAAAACTATCAGGCGTTGTTCCTGAATTGCTGCTGTTTGCCTTAAAAGAAGGAATACCCGAACATCCCCTTCACCATGCTGAAATTAAAATAACAGAGCCTGAAGGAAAAGGAAAATGCCTTCATTGTCAAAAAATTTCATCCATTGAAAACTATTTCGACCAATGCCAGCACTGCCATCAATTCGGTTTTGAAATTATTGCCGGAAAAGAATTAAAAGTAAAATCTCTCCTGTTTTCATGATATAAATTCTTTTTTTATCACCTGAAATACGCATAAATTCCGCAAAAACACAACATTTTAAATTTACATTTAATGTCTGATAAAACTTTGAAGCTGACAAAGCTATTTTTATTTCTTGTCGCCCTGCATTCTTTTCTGGTAGGAATCCTATTAATATTTTTACCGGTAAATATTATTGAAATATTTGGTTTTCAGCCCTATACGCAGAACTTTTTCCGTGCACAGGGAGGGGTCTTTCACATTGTCATGTGTTTTGCCTATTTCATGGCCGGATTAAATCCCCTGAAGTATGTCAGTTTGATTCAGTTTTCCTTCACCGCCAAATTTACAGGATTTGTTTTTCTGATTCTCTATTATCTGATTGTTAATCAAATTACGTTGATTTTACTTTCAGGAGTAGCCGACCTTTTAATGGGAATAGTCATATTTTTGTTGTATCAAAAATTGAAGCAAGTAAATATCTGAGGTATGTTTAAACGAGACCAAAAACCAACTGTTATTATCACAGGTGCCAGCGGTTTTGTTGGAAAATACCTCGTTGATTTCCTGAAAGATGAATATCATATCATTGGCATTGCAAGAAGAAGCCGAACGGAATCAGGGATTACCTACCATCCCAACCTGGATTGGGTGCAATGGGATGTTGCCAACGACAAATTGTTTAATCAGGTTTTGGGATACATTATCGGTAAAGGGAGGGCTGATTACCTGATTCACCTGGCCGGTTATTACAATTTCGATTATTCCGACAATGATGAATATGAAAGAACTAATGTTCACGGAACAAAAAATATACTCGAGCTGGCACGCAAAATAAATGTCAGGCATTTTATTTTTGCCAGTTCACTGGCCGCATTGAAATTTGTCGGGAGCAATGGCTTACCTTTATCCGAAAAAGAAAAACTTATTGAAGACTTTGCCTATGCAAAAAGTAAAAAAGCGGGTGAAGAAATGTGCCTTGAATATTCACGCCACTTTAAATGTTCCGTAGTCAGATTTGCCGCTGTCTTCTCCGACTGGTGTGAATATGCACCGCTTTACAAGTTTCTGGAAACATGGCTTTCAAAACGATGGGAATCCAGAATCCTTGCAGGCAAGGGGCAGTCAGCTGTTTCATATATCCACATCAACGACCTGAGTAAACTTTTAAAATCGATTATTTCTCATTCCGCAAGACTAAAAGATTTTGAGGTTTTTCATGCCAGCCCAAATGGGTGCACCTCTCATCTTGATCTTTTCCTGATTTCGACACGGGATTATTTCGGCAGCTCCTTAAAACCGGTATTTTTACCAAAATTTCTGGCATATCCGGGAATTGTAGCGAAAAATATTCTCGGCAAACTTGGCCTGATGCCGGTCGCTTTTGAACGTCCATGGATGGTAAAATACATTGACGAAAAACTTAATATTGACTCAACCTACACCCAGATGACATTAAACTGGCAGCCTGCCCCCCGCCTGTCGGTTGAACGAAGATTGCTCTACCTCCTGATTAATATGAAAAGCCACCATCAGGAATGGATCATGAAAAACGAGGAACTTATCAGAAGGGTGACCATGAGGCCAAACCTGAAAATCTATGAATATCTCCTGCAGCTCCAGGATAATATTCTCGATAAACTTATCAAACGGGTCATGACCGATCAGGAAGCCACTATCTTCGAAAATTTCAGAAGAATGGACTGGAGGGAGTTTAACAGCCATATCAGTCAGCTTTACTTTCTGATTATGGCCAGCGTCAGAAGCAGCGACAGAAGTATCATGATCAAATACATTGAAGATCTTGCCCTTGCACATTTTGCTGCTGGTTTTA
It encodes:
- a CDS encoding hydrogenase maturation nickel metallochaperone HypA, which produces MHELSIALNIAEIIDEEMSKNKHLMLLEVEIEVGKLSGVVPELLLFALKEGIPEHPLHHAEIKITEPEGKGKCLHCQKISSIENYFDQCQHCHQFGFEIIAGKELKVKSLLFS
- a CDS encoding NAD(P)-dependent oxidoreductase, which produces MFKRDQKPTVIITGASGFVGKYLVDFLKDEYHIIGIARRSRTESGITYHPNLDWVQWDVANDKLFNQVLGYIIGKGRADYLIHLAGYYNFDYSDNDEYERTNVHGTKNILELARKINVRHFIFASSLAALKFVGSNGLPLSEKEKLIEDFAYAKSKKAGEEMCLEYSRHFKCSVVRFAAVFSDWCEYAPLYKFLETWLSKRWESRILAGKGQSAVSYIHINDLSKLLKSIISHSARLKDFEVFHASPNGCTSHLDLFLISTRDYFGSSLKPVFLPKFLAYPGIVAKNILGKLGLMPVAFERPWMVKYIDEKLNIDSTYTQMTLNWQPAPRLSVERRLLYLLINMKSHHQEWIMKNEELIRRVTMRPNLKIYEYLLQLQDNILDKLIKRVMTDQEATIFENFRRMDWREFNSHISQLYFLIMASVRSSDRSIMIKYIEDLALAHFAAGFTSEEVTSLLYLFNNIIIDELTAIKELSGFRQEIYDNIGLSIQLAIDETENIYENLEEKLSPEKLASLKSLKQREIRKAFIEKLSTFYHDTEENQTENQSEPPTIL
- the hypE gene encoding hydrogenase expression/formation protein HypE, producing MKKDKILLGHGSGGKLSHDLIEEVFFKHFSKEKISFPTDSSILNVENGKLAFTTDSFVVDPLFFPGGNIGKLAICGTVNDLAVAGARPMWLSAGFIIEEGFMLSDLEIIVKTMASEAEKSGVSIVTGDTKVVGKGFCDKIFINTSGIGFLPEKNVHISKGEKIEKGDLILINGNIAEHGMAVLKAREISRFEGNILSDCTALNKMIWKILGECEIKFMRDATRGGLATVISELVQDRNFGIELWEEEIPVTDEVRGFCELLGYDPMYVANEGKVVMVVSAKDAEKAAGMMRETEEGKNAAIIGKINDQHKGMAVLKTAIGGRRVIDMLSGEQLPRIC